The DNA segment ATGCTGCCACCGTACGGGAATTGCCTTCCGCGTCTTCAGCAGTGACCAGCATCGTATTCAGACCGTCCTCGAGATAGTCACCCTCGACGGTAGCGCAGTATTCGCCGCCATCGCCCGCGACTCCTACGAAAATGTCGTCGCCGACGCTGAACAAGACAGAAGCGATGGCGTTTTCCTCATCTGTGACCGTTGCACAGAATTCAAAGGGACCGTCCCCCTCCACATCACCTGCTACAAAAGTCACAGTGGGAGGAGTCGTGTCCGGCTCCGTAGGGGATTCGCATCCCTGAAACAGGACGGCCAATGAAAAGACCAGAAAGCCAAGTACGAGTTTGCGTAACATCTCTCTCTCCTTCAGAAGAGTGTCAGAGTACCGGGCCCCTTGCCATCGGCAAAAGACACCAACACAGAGCCTGAACCATGAAAGGCACACTTACATCAAATGTCGCATTCCGCTAAGAAAAGTCAGCGGAAAAGAGAAACAAGTCAAGGAGTATTCCCGGATTTGGGAATGCCTCCTCATGCGGAAAGCCGGGGCAATGGATAGAATTCGGAGACACTGGGAAATCAAGTCTGAAATCGACCCGGTTTTCAGGTGCGAAGGGACGGAATTGAACCGCCGACACGCGAGTTTTCAGCCCGCTGCTCTACCGACTGAGCTACCTTCGCAAGGGTTGCTACTGAAACAAATCACTCCACAACTGTCAAGCCAGTCCCGTGCTTTCGCTTACAGTTTTTTTCGGAAGTCCCAGGCGGACTGCACGATTGACTCCAGAGAGGGACGCCGGGCCTTCCAGCCCAGCCATTCCTCCGCCCGGTCTGCCGCCGCAACCAGGAGTGCAGGATCCCCTTCCCGGCGCCCGGTTTCCTCAAAGGGAAGCTCCCGCCCGCTGATCTTCCGGACGGCAGCAAGCACCTCCCGGACAGAATGCCCCTTGCCTGTCCCCAGATTCAGCACGCCGCTTCTGCCCTGCTCCAGTGCTTCCAGCCCCGCCAGGTGGGCTTCGGCGAGATCCTCGATGTGAATGTAGTCGCGGATGCAGGTTCCGTCGGGAGTCGGGTAATCCGTCCCGAAAACCTTGAGCGTCCTCAAACCCAGAGCCGCCTCCAGAGCCAGGGGAATCAGGTGGGTTTCCGGATCATGCCTCTCCCCGTGATCTCCGAGAGCACCCGCGGCGTTGAAATAGCGCAGGCAGAGATAGGAAAGCCCCAGAGAGGGTGCCACCTGTCCGAGAATCTGTTCGATCGCCAACTTCGTCCCTCCATAGGGGTTTACCGGCTCACAGGGATCCCCTTCCCGGAAGGGACGACCTTCTCCCTGCCCGTAGACAGCAGCAGAGGAGGAAAAGAGGAAGCGGCGGACGGAACTGTCGGCAAGAGCCTCGAGCAGAACCAGAAAACCGCCGACATTCTCCCTATAGTAGCGCAGCGGGTCGCTGATGGAATCAGAGACGATGCTCAGGGCCGCGAAATGGACCACGGCATCGCTGGAAGCAAGAACTTCGTCGAGGAGAGAGCGGTCGCGCAATTCCCCTTCGACAAAGCGGACTTCCGGGGGAAGGCTGTCGCGGTGTCCGGTACTGAGGTTGTCAAGCACAGCGACCTCATGGCCCGAAGCCAGAGCAGCCCGCAGGAAAGCTCCCCCGATGTAACCGGCTCCGCCTGTCACCAGAAGCCTCATGGTTTCTCCCCCTTCTGACTCTCGATCCAGGGACGCAGATAACGCCCCGTCAGGGACTCCTCCGCCCTCGAGATTTCCCGGGGGCTCCCTTCGGCAATCATGCGACCTCCCCCATCGCCCCCTTCGGGGCCGAGGTCGATGACATGATCTGCTGCAAGCAATACCTGCAGATTGTGTTCAATGACAAGCAGGGAATGCCCGGTTCGGATCAATCTCTGGAAAACCGCCAGCAAAAGCCGAATGTCCTGGGGGTGCAGCCCCGTGGTCGGCTCATCGAGGACATACAGGTACTTTTCCTTGCTCGACTGGGACAACTCCCGGGCAATTTTCAGTCGCTGGCTCTCTCCCCCGGAGAGACCACTAACTCCCTGTCCGATCGGAAGATAGCCGAGTCCCACACGGTGCAGCATCCAGAGTTTCTGCCCCATGGCGTGCTGGCCGCTGAAAAAGTGAATGGCCTCGTCCACGGTCAGTTTCAGCACCTCGGAAATCGTGCGGCCCTTGTACTTCACTTCCAGAGACGCAGGGCGGTAGCGACTGCCTCCACAGCTTTCACAGGGCACGAAGAGATCCGCCATGAAGACCATCTCCAGCTTCACGGAACCCAGCCCGCTGCACTCGGGGCAACGGCCTTCCTTGCTGTTGAAGGAGAAATGCTGGGGGCCCATGCGCCGTTTGATGGCCTCGGGCTGGGATGCAAAGAGCTCCCGGATGTACTGAAAGGCGCCGATATAGGTCGCGGGATTGCTCCGGGGGCTTCTTCCCAGAGGGCTCTGGTCCACATGACGCAGTTCACTGATCCGTTCACTGCCGCTGAGTCGATCGAAGGGATCGCCCTTTCGGGATTCGCCACCCTGTGCCATGGCCTGAACCAGCGTGGCCAGAAGGCTGCTCTTGCCGGAGCCGGAAACCCCGGAAATCACGCACAACTGTCCCAGCGGAAACTCCACATCGATGTTCTTCAGGTTGTGAAGACGGGCGCCCTTGAGAATCAGATGTCCGCGAGCAGGATTGTCCCCGGATTCGGGGATGATCTCTTCCTCTCCCCGGAGAAAACGGAGGGTGGCCGAAGGATGGTCGCCGTTCTTGCGGGGAAGCCGGGCGGGCGAACCCTGAAAAACAACTTCTCCCCCCTGTGCCCCGCTCCCGGGTCCCATGTCCAGCAACTCATCGGCCGCGCGGATGACATCGAGATCATGCTCAACGAGATAGACCGTGTTCCCCTTGTCGCGCAATTCGACAAGGGTCTCCATCAGGCGTTCGGTATCCCGGGCATGAAGCCCGACGGTAGGCTCATCGAGCGCGTAGAGGGTGTCGGTCAGGTGGCTTCCCAGTGCATTGGCCAAGTGAATACGCTGAAACTCCCCTCCCGACAGGGTTCGCGTCAGCCGGTCAAGCCCCAGGTAGTGAAGCCCCATCCGGTTCAGAAAGGAGAGGCGGGCGCTGAGTTCATCCAGTACGCGATCCACGCCCTCGGCCTTTCCATCGCCCAGCCCAAGTTTCGGCAAGGCCTCTGCCGCCTCCCCGAGAGTCAGAGCGGAAAAGGCAGGATAGGTCCACTCCCCGATCTTCACACT comes from the Candidatus Krumholzibacteriia bacterium genome and includes:
- the galE gene encoding UDP-glucose 4-epimerase GalE, which codes for MRLLVTGGAGYIGGAFLRAALASGHEVAVLDNLSTGHRDSLPPEVRFVEGELRDRSLLDEVLASSDAVVHFAALSIVSDSISDPLRYYRENVGGFLVLLEALADSSVRRFLFSSSAAVYGQGEGRPFREGDPCEPVNPYGGTKLAIEQILGQVAPSLGLSYLCLRYFNAAGALGDHGERHDPETHLIPLALEAALGLRTLKVFGTDYPTPDGTCIRDYIHIEDLAEAHLAGLEALEQGRSGVLNLGTGKGHSVREVLAAVRKISGRELPFEETGRREGDPALLVAAADRAEEWLGWKARRPSLESIVQSAWDFRKKL
- the uvrA gene encoding excinuclease ABC subunit UvrA, coding for MDRIILRGARENNLRNIDLDLPRGKLLVISGVSGSGKSSLLFDTLYAEGQRRYVESLSTYTRQFLERIRRPELDSLEGIGPALAIRQKNSVFHSRSTVATYTEIADFLRILFSRVGRIYCPNCRELLQRDDASSLALSILEEHSGKILLLAFPLEVRKGVKPEALRELLQSRGFVRILEGGKLRRIREIPDSGLQGERLSIVVDRLKVESKEQSRLAESIETAYREGDGRLELHDPDAGLLERHAEGTICSSCEREIPEPTPRFFSFQHTDGACPGCHGYGNILAFDERKIIPDLSLSLEQGALAPWSSPRFDRFKAKMIDYCRKEGIPTGASFRSLPERQKKVLLHGTRDYKGVFPWLEALRAKGYKKYARFFSRRFMSEVECEDCRGSRLRPEVESVKIGEWTYPAFSALTLGEAAEALPKLGLGDGKAEGVDRVLDELSARLSFLNRMGLHYLGLDRLTRTLSGGEFQRIHLANALGSHLTDTLYALDEPTVGLHARDTERLMETLVELRDKGNTVYLVEHDLDVIRAADELLDMGPGSGAQGGEVVFQGSPARLPRKNGDHPSATLRFLRGEEEIIPESGDNPARGHLILKGARLHNLKNIDVEFPLGQLCVISGVSGSGKSSLLATLVQAMAQGGESRKGDPFDRLSGSERISELRHVDQSPLGRSPRSNPATYIGAFQYIRELFASQPEAIKRRMGPQHFSFNSKEGRCPECSGLGSVKLEMVFMADLFVPCESCGGSRYRPASLEVKYKGRTISEVLKLTVDEAIHFFSGQHAMGQKLWMLHRVGLGYLPIGQGVSGLSGGESQRLKIARELSQSSKEKYLYVLDEPTTGLHPQDIRLLLAVFQRLIRTGHSLLVIEHNLQVLLAADHVIDLGPEGGDGGGRMIAEGSPREISRAEESLTGRYLRPWIESQKGEKP